A single genomic interval of Porphyromonas sp. oral taxon 275 harbors:
- a CDS encoding GIY-YIG nuclease family protein: MAKAIRYTFPDEHAPTELKIIQEAASSIKGFYFSAGRLTAVSKEEGTGYYAVYFLFDSPAPGQRPRVYIGQSRNGITRISQHKTKKDFWTHCLMFISENNSFDANAIDFMEHHFIHRFKDADRYELENCELRDKAPNVSSFDKVAYTKYIAEIEFLLRAEGVPLPTHAQAKPRKAKSPANKDASQAPEKRYYRWIGGRGFAELYQEADKYFIEREALLPPLNPPKKQVALHERIQSLRLKYLAEGLLATAEEGGYRSLEPIAFNSPSAAAQFLCGRSANGWTSFEGLTELRPALGLAAAHDADE, from the coding sequence ATGGCTAAAGCGATCAGATATACATTCCCCGACGAGCACGCACCGACCGAGCTCAAGATCATCCAGGAGGCTGCCAGCTCCATCAAAGGCTTTTACTTCAGCGCAGGCCGACTTACGGCGGTAAGCAAGGAGGAGGGAACGGGCTACTACGCCGTGTACTTCCTCTTTGACAGCCCAGCCCCAGGCCAGCGACCTCGGGTCTATATCGGGCAGTCTCGCAACGGTATCACACGTATCAGCCAGCACAAGACGAAGAAGGACTTCTGGACGCATTGCCTGATGTTCATCTCGGAGAATAACAGCTTTGATGCCAATGCTATCGACTTCATGGAGCACCACTTTATCCACCGCTTCAAGGATGCAGACCGCTACGAGCTAGAGAACTGTGAGCTCCGAGACAAGGCTCCCAACGTCAGTTCATTTGATAAGGTGGCTTATACGAAGTATATCGCCGAGATCGAGTTTCTCCTACGCGCCGAGGGAGTACCACTCCCTACGCATGCGCAGGCCAAGCCGCGTAAAGCTAAGTCGCCAGCTAATAAGGATGCTAGCCAAGCTCCAGAGAAGAGATACTACCGATGGATCGGCGGGCGAGGCTTCGCCGAGCTATATCAAGAGGCAGACAAGTACTTCATCGAGCGCGAAGCCCTCCTCCCCCCACTCAATCCGCCCAAGAAGCAAGTCGCACTGCATGAACGGATCCAAAGCCTCCGCCTAAAGTACCTCGCCGAGGGTCTCCTTGCTACCGCGGAAGAGGGAGGTTATCGCAGCCTCGAACCTATCGCCTTCAATAGTCCCTCGGCGGCTGCGCAGTTCCTATGTGGCCGCAGCGCCAATGGTTGGACAAGTTTCGAGGGGCTCACCGAGCTACGCCCAGCTCTGGGGCTAGCTGCAGCGCACGACGCCGATGAGTAA
- a CDS encoding SoxR reducing system RseC family protein: MNGSCTGSERRSGVVVAVTPTEVTVKIQQLSACTGCHAKEFCTTADSQDRLLKIPTQGRHYELGQAVLVEARDSIGRRAILLAFLLPLLLLLLGLGLGLHALGLSEGLSIALSLAFLGLYGLVLYASRGRLARSLRLELHPLTSTTHP, from the coding sequence ATGAACGGATCATGTACTGGGTCGGAACGCCGGTCGGGGGTTGTCGTGGCAGTGACCCCGACCGAGGTGACCGTGAAGATCCAGCAGCTGAGCGCCTGTACGGGCTGCCATGCCAAAGAGTTTTGTACCACTGCCGACAGCCAGGATAGGCTTCTCAAGATACCTACCCAGGGAAGACACTATGAGCTCGGCCAGGCTGTGCTCGTCGAGGCGCGCGATAGCATCGGACGCCGTGCTATCCTCTTGGCCTTCCTCCTCCCCCTCCTTCTGCTCCTCCTAGGTCTCGGCCTCGGCCTGCATGCCCTCGGCCTCAGTGAGGGGCTGAGCATCGCCCTCAGCCTCGCCTTCCTCGGGCTCTATGGCCTCGTGCTCTACGCCTCTCGAGGCCGCCTGGCGCGCTCGCTGCGTCTGGAGCTGCATCCCCTGACATCTACTACACATCCCTAG
- a CDS encoding Fe-S cluster domain-containing protein: MFTTIAVLALIGALGAGLLYLVSRRFEVQEDPRIAEVAEVLPQANCGGCGYPGCAAFASACARSEGLEGLFCPVGGSPVMDKVGAILGMAAKKQDPLVAVLRCNGTCDARPRTNIYNGASSCTVASALYKGETDCSWGCLGLGDCVESCHFDAMYMDEETRLPVILEDKCVACGACVKACPKTIIELRKKGPKNRRIYVSCVNKDKGGAAKKACSNACIGCSLCFKECKFEAITIADNLSYIDHTKCRLCRKCVSVCPTHAIHELGFPPKKEPAAEPATPEAAAGPASPPPAAPASSGALPA; encoded by the coding sequence ATGTTTACCACCATCGCTGTCCTCGCTCTCATCGGGGCGCTAGGTGCAGGACTGCTGTATCTGGTCTCACGCCGCTTCGAGGTGCAGGAGGATCCCCGCATCGCTGAGGTGGCCGAGGTGCTGCCCCAGGCCAACTGTGGCGGCTGCGGCTACCCGGGCTGTGCTGCCTTCGCCTCGGCCTGCGCTCGTAGCGAAGGCCTCGAGGGGCTCTTCTGTCCCGTGGGGGGCTCGCCCGTCATGGACAAGGTGGGCGCTATCCTCGGCATGGCCGCCAAGAAGCAGGACCCGCTGGTCGCCGTCCTGCGCTGCAATGGCACCTGTGACGCGCGCCCGCGTACCAATATATATAATGGTGCCTCCAGCTGTACCGTCGCCTCGGCCCTCTACAAGGGCGAGACGGACTGTAGCTGGGGCTGCCTCGGGCTAGGGGACTGCGTCGAGTCCTGCCACTTCGATGCGATGTACATGGACGAGGAGACGCGCCTGCCCGTGATCCTAGAGGACAAGTGCGTGGCCTGTGGTGCCTGTGTCAAGGCTTGCCCTAAGACCATCATCGAGCTGCGTAAGAAGGGGCCCAAGAACCGCCGCATCTACGTCAGCTGCGTCAATAAGGACAAGGGCGGCGCGGCGAAGAAGGCCTGCAGCAATGCCTGCATCGGCTGTAGCCTCTGCTTCAAGGAGTGTAAGTTCGAGGCCATCACCATCGCCGACAACCTCTCCTATATCGACCACACCAAGTGCCGCCTCTGTCGCAAGTGTGTCAGCGTCTGCCCCACGCACGCCATACACGAGCTGGGCTTCCCGCCCAAGAAGGAGCCTGCCGCTGAGCCCGCTACCCCCGAGGCCGCAGCGGGTCCGGCATCCCCTCCGCCAGCCGCCCCCGCTAGCAGCGGAGCTCTTCCTGCCTAA
- the rsxC gene encoding electron transport complex subunit RsxC translates to MLRTFRLGGIHPPENKLSAAVAPQPLALPREVIIPIGQHIGAPAVPVVAKGDLVKVGTVIAKTGGFVSANIHSSVTGKVTKIDAVYDAGGYKRPAIIIAVAAEEEWEEGIDRSPELVRDCTLSPQEITSAIAAAGVVGLGGATFPTHVKLAPPPGAKAELLIVNAVECEPYLTSDHQLMLTKAPEIFVGVQLLMRALEVGRAVIGIEANKPDAIALMTRLAKDYPGVEVMPLKVQYPQGGEKQLIDAVLRRQVKSGALPISAGAVVQNVGTVFAVYEAVQKHKPLIERIVTVTGKHLERPANYLVRIGTPIHELITASGGLPEDTGKIIGGGPMMGKALLGPDIPVTKGTSGVLLLPREESVRQPMRACIRCAKCVNVCPMGLNPTYLMRDVQYADWDQVERGYVLDCIECGSCSYACPSHRPLLDFIRVGKQRVSAIVRARKS, encoded by the coding sequence ATGCTACGTACCTTTCGTCTCGGAGGCATACATCCTCCCGAAAACAAGCTCTCCGCAGCCGTCGCCCCTCAGCCGCTGGCGCTGCCACGCGAGGTCATCATCCCCATCGGGCAGCACATAGGCGCCCCTGCCGTGCCCGTCGTCGCTAAGGGCGACCTCGTCAAGGTAGGCACCGTCATCGCCAAGACAGGGGGCTTCGTCTCCGCCAACATCCATTCCTCAGTCACGGGTAAGGTCACCAAGATCGACGCCGTCTACGACGCTGGGGGCTACAAGCGCCCTGCCATCATCATCGCTGTCGCTGCTGAGGAGGAGTGGGAGGAGGGCATAGACCGCAGCCCCGAGTTGGTCCGCGACTGCACGCTTAGCCCCCAGGAGATCACCAGCGCCATCGCGGCAGCTGGGGTCGTCGGCCTCGGTGGGGCAACCTTCCCCACGCACGTCAAGCTCGCTCCGCCCCCAGGGGCCAAGGCCGAGCTCCTCATCGTCAACGCCGTGGAGTGCGAGCCCTACCTGACCAGTGACCACCAGCTGATGCTCACCAAGGCACCCGAGATCTTCGTCGGCGTCCAGCTGCTGATGCGTGCCCTCGAGGTAGGCCGTGCCGTCATCGGCATCGAGGCCAATAAGCCTGACGCCATCGCCCTCATGACGCGCCTGGCGAAGGACTACCCTGGGGTAGAGGTCATGCCACTGAAGGTACAGTACCCGCAGGGAGGGGAGAAGCAGCTCATCGATGCCGTCCTACGCCGTCAGGTCAAGAGCGGCGCCCTGCCGATCTCCGCGGGTGCTGTCGTGCAGAACGTCGGTACGGTCTTTGCCGTCTACGAGGCCGTGCAGAAGCACAAGCCCCTCATCGAGCGTATCGTCACCGTCACGGGCAAGCACCTCGAGCGCCCAGCCAACTACCTCGTGCGCATCGGTACGCCCATCCACGAGCTGATCACGGCCTCGGGCGGGCTGCCCGAGGACACGGGGAAGATCATCGGCGGCGGCCCTATGATGGGCAAGGCGCTCCTTGGCCCCGACATCCCCGTCACCAAGGGGACCTCGGGTGTGCTACTGCTGCCGCGCGAGGAGTCCGTACGCCAGCCCATGCGCGCCTGCATCCGCTGCGCCAAGTGCGTCAACGTATGCCCTATGGGGCTCAACCCTACCTACCTGATGCGCGACGTGCAGTACGCCGACTGGGATCAGGTGGAGCGTGGCTACGTCCTCGACTGTATCGAGTGCGGCTCCTGCAGCTACGCTTGCCCCTCGCATCGCCCGCTGCTGGACTTCATCCGTGTAGGCAAGCAGCGCGTCTCCGCCATCGTCCGTGCCCGTAAAAGCTAA
- a CDS encoding RnfABCDGE type electron transport complex subunit D, which produces MDKLIISPSPHIHSGDSIERNMYAVLLALAPACLVSLVIFGLGALVVLLISVLGCCLTEWLIAKYLYGSEPTLRDGSAVLTGLLLGMNLPSSLPWWIVLIGSLVAIGVGKMSFGGLGGNIFNPALVGRVFLLIAYPAPMTLWPEAGQLLRYTDATTGATPLGIAKGVATAAPGVSWEQLPSAGDLLLGLHGGSLGEVSALALLLGLGYLLWRRVITWHIPVAVLGSAFAFSGLMHLINPALYASPLVHLLSGGMLLGAIFMATDYVTSPLSARGQLIYGAFIGLLTILIRLFGSYPEGMSFAILIMNAFTPLINIYVRPKHFGGR; this is translated from the coding sequence ATGGATAAGCTCATCATCTCTCCCTCCCCGCACATACACAGCGGTGATAGCATCGAGCGCAATATGTACGCCGTGCTGCTGGCGCTGGCGCCTGCTTGCCTCGTCTCGCTGGTGATCTTCGGCCTTGGGGCGCTGGTCGTCCTGCTGATCAGCGTCCTCGGCTGCTGCCTCACGGAGTGGCTCATCGCGAAGTACCTCTACGGCAGTGAGCCCACGCTGCGGGACGGCTCGGCTGTCCTTACGGGGCTGCTCCTAGGGATGAACCTCCCCTCCAGCCTCCCTTGGTGGATCGTCCTCATCGGCAGCCTCGTAGCTATCGGCGTGGGCAAGATGAGCTTTGGTGGCCTCGGGGGGAATATCTTTAACCCTGCGCTCGTCGGGCGTGTCTTCCTGCTCATCGCCTATCCCGCACCTATGACGCTGTGGCCTGAGGCAGGGCAGCTGCTTCGCTATACCGATGCTACGACGGGGGCTACGCCACTGGGTATCGCTAAGGGCGTAGCGACGGCGGCCCCAGGGGTGAGCTGGGAGCAGCTCCCCTCGGCGGGTGACCTGCTGCTGGGGCTGCACGGCGGTAGCCTCGGGGAGGTGAGTGCCCTAGCGCTGCTCCTAGGCCTCGGCTATCTGCTCTGGCGGCGGGTCATCACCTGGCACATCCCTGTGGCGGTGCTGGGCTCTGCCTTTGCCTTCTCTGGGCTGATGCACCTGATCAACCCCGCGCTCTATGCCTCGCCGCTGGTGCACCTCCTCTCGGGAGGGATGCTTCTCGGGGCGATCTTCATGGCTACGGACTACGTCACGAGCCCGCTTTCAGCACGTGGGCAGCTGATCTACGGCGCCTTCATCGGGCTCCTGACGATACTGATACGCCTTTTCGGGAGCTACCCCGAGGGGATGTCCTTTGCTATCCTGATCATGAATGCCTTCACGCCTCTGATCAATATCTACGTACGCCCTAAGCACTTCGGAGGACGCTAA
- a CDS encoding RnfABCDGE type electron transport complex subunit G, with protein sequence MKKLSSTLPNMLLSLTGICIVVSGILALVNKVTAEPIAASAMKAKVEAIRAVTPAFDNNPYAERERLLPEGETDSLTVYPARKGGSLVGYAVESYTRAGFNGLISVMVGFDAEGTLVDFSVLEHSESPGLGSLIPEWYHQKSETGGLREMRGLSMSKEAPLSVRKDGGRVDAITAATISSRAFLDAVNRAWRAYRQLQSQDAAPSAEPSSSSTAVSAPTSSPS encoded by the coding sequence ATGAAGAAGCTAAGTTCGACCCTGCCCAATATGCTGCTCTCCCTGACGGGGATCTGTATCGTCGTCTCGGGGATCCTGGCTCTAGTGAATAAGGTGACCGCCGAGCCCATTGCGGCCTCGGCGATGAAGGCCAAGGTAGAGGCTATACGTGCCGTGACACCTGCCTTCGATAATAACCCCTACGCCGAGCGCGAGCGTTTGCTGCCCGAGGGCGAGACCGATAGTCTGACGGTCTACCCAGCCAGGAAGGGCGGCTCCCTCGTAGGCTATGCCGTGGAGAGCTACACGCGGGCGGGCTTCAACGGCCTGATCTCCGTGATGGTGGGCTTCGATGCTGAGGGCACGCTCGTGGACTTCTCCGTGCTGGAGCATAGCGAGAGTCCCGGCCTTGGCTCGCTGATCCCCGAGTGGTATCACCAGAAGAGCGAGACGGGCGGCCTAAGGGAAATGCGCGGCCTCAGCATGAGCAAGGAGGCTCCGCTCTCGGTACGCAAGGACGGCGGACGGGTGGATGCCATCACCGCCGCCACCATCAGCAGTCGTGCCTTCCTCGACGCTGTCAATCGCGCCTGGCGTGCCTACCGCCAGCTGCAGTCGCAGGACGCAGCCCCTTCAGCAGAGCCCTCCAGCTCCAGCACCGCAGTCTCTGCCCCGACCTCCTCACCTAGCTAG
- a CDS encoding RnfABCDGE type electron transport complex subunit E, translating to MRPLDIIKNGITTENPTFVLLLGMCPTLATTSSALNGLAMGLATMFVLICSNSAISLIKHLVPDAVRIPSYIVVIAGFVTIVQLLMQAYLPALYASLGLFIPLIVVNCIVLGRAEAVAAKQPVLHASLDGVGIGLGFTLSLTLLGLLRELLGAGTAFGLQLYPKTYSALLFVLAPGAFIVLGYLIALKNKLS from the coding sequence ATGCGACCTCTAGACATCATCAAGAACGGCATCACGACAGAGAACCCTACCTTTGTCCTTCTGCTCGGGATGTGCCCTACGCTCGCCACGACCAGCTCGGCACTGAATGGACTGGCGATGGGGCTGGCGACCATGTTCGTCCTTATCTGCTCCAATAGTGCGATCTCGTTGATCAAGCACCTTGTCCCCGACGCCGTCCGTATCCCCAGCTACATCGTCGTCATCGCAGGCTTCGTGACGATCGTCCAGCTGCTGATGCAGGCCTATCTGCCCGCGCTGTACGCGTCGCTGGGGCTCTTCATCCCGCTGATCGTCGTCAACTGTATCGTCCTAGGGCGTGCTGAGGCAGTGGCGGCGAAGCAGCCCGTACTGCACGCCAGTCTTGATGGCGTAGGCATCGGCCTAGGCTTCACGCTCTCGCTGACGTTGCTGGGGCTGCTACGCGAGCTCCTCGGGGCAGGCACCGCCTTCGGCCTACAGCTCTACCCCAAGACCTATAGCGCTCTGCTCTTCGTCCTCGCTCCAGGGGCCTTCATCGTCCTGGGCTATCTCATCGCACTGAAGAATAAGCTATCATGA
- the rsxA gene encoding electron transport complex subunit RsxA, with protein sequence MTHYLLIFVAAVFVNNVVLSQFLGICPFLGVSKKVDTAAGMGAAVTFVLALATMCTFLLQRFVLEPLDMVYMQTIAFILVIAALVQMVEIILKKVSPALYQALGVFLPLITTNCCVLGVAILVIQKEFSLMESVVYAVSIALGFTLALVVFAGIREQLARTELPSSMRGIPIALISAGILAMAFMGFSGMVRL encoded by the coding sequence ATGACGCACTACCTACTCATCTTCGTCGCGGCGGTCTTCGTCAACAACGTCGTCCTCTCGCAGTTCCTCGGCATCTGTCCCTTCCTTGGCGTGTCGAAGAAGGTAGATACGGCCGCTGGTATGGGTGCTGCCGTGACCTTCGTCCTAGCGCTGGCGACGATGTGCACCTTCCTCCTGCAGCGCTTCGTCCTAGAGCCGCTGGACATGGTCTATATGCAGACCATCGCCTTCATCCTCGTCATCGCGGCCCTGGTGCAGATGGTGGAGATCATTCTTAAGAAGGTCTCGCCCGCCCTCTACCAAGCGCTCGGCGTCTTCCTCCCGCTGATCACGACCAACTGCTGCGTGCTCGGCGTGGCGATCCTCGTGATCCAGAAGGAGTTCAGCCTAATGGAAAGCGTCGTCTATGCCGTCTCCATCGCGCTTGGCTTCACGCTCGCACTTGTCGTCTTTGCGGGCATCCGCGAGCAACTGGCGCGCACCGAGCTCCCGTCCAGTATGCGTGGCATTCCCATTGCTCTGATTTCGGCGGGTATCCTCGCCATGGCCTTCATGGGCTTCAGCGGCATGGTGCGCCTCTAG
- a CDS encoding aminodeoxychorismate/anthranilate synthase component II, whose translation MIRLLVIDNRDSFVYDIVQLLRELPDISYELRQEETLAEEQLEGYDGLILSPGPGLPRDYPEMLRLVRLALDRGLPLLGVCLGHQALAETLGAQLYQLERPLHGHASQLVQLVADPILGAEASGRIIGRYHSWAVEAKSLPPCLEVTALSGPLSADGREEPVVMALRHRSRPAFGLQFHPESMISQEGAGYIERFVALIAAGLGQGARFDQRIDYVLP comes from the coding sequence ATGATACGTCTACTCGTCATTGACAATAGGGACTCCTTCGTCTACGACATCGTCCAGCTCCTTCGGGAGCTGCCGGACATCAGCTACGAGCTGAGGCAGGAGGAGACGCTCGCGGAGGAGCAGCTCGAGGGCTACGATGGGCTGATCCTCTCCCCAGGGCCGGGACTGCCTCGGGATTATCCCGAGATGCTGCGCCTGGTGCGGCTGGCACTGGATCGGGGGCTTCCGCTGCTCGGCGTCTGCCTCGGACACCAAGCGCTGGCAGAGACGCTCGGCGCCCAGCTCTACCAGCTGGAGCGGCCCCTGCATGGACATGCCAGCCAGCTCGTGCAGCTGGTGGCCGATCCCATCCTCGGGGCGGAGGCCAGCGGGCGTATCATCGGGCGCTACCATAGCTGGGCGGTGGAGGCGAAGAGCCTGCCGCCCTGCCTCGAGGTTACGGCGCTGAGCGGCCCGCTAAGTGCGGACGGCCGCGAGGAGCCCGTGGTGATGGCCCTTAGACACCGCAGTCGTCCCGCCTTCGGCCTGCAGTTCCACCCCGAGAGCATGATCAGCCAGGAGGGGGCGGGCTATATAGAGCGCTTCGTCGCCCTCATCGCTGCGGGGCTGGGACAAGGGGCGCGCTTCGACCAAAGAATAGACTATGTACTTCCGTGA
- a CDS encoding DNA polymerase III subunit delta', whose amino-acid sequence MYFRDIIGQEAAKRLLLETAQRGIVPHAQLFVGRDGSGALGLAYAYARYLNCQEPSATDACGHCPSCRRYDGYAEQELLYLFPIVNEAGRNYCSDYLEPWRQYLARGPYGRYEEWLEQLGATGKRASIFAREGDELQQHLSYRVGGKGYRVLIVWCPERMQEALGNKLLKFVEEPAARTVILMVTMQEELVLGTLRSRMQRLQLQPLSEGELIGALMALPSVPAGSDALLAAHLADGSWRRARELFLGEDTSDRELFGYLQRILRATVNAQPLEMRALGDELAQLSRDEQTQLIEYLARMFREFYLYNLQQPELNYLTSREQGIAQYLRRVVTGQNVRVVQEELDLAQRHLAQNVNARMVFFDLLLRLTSALAASYRQHGIR is encoded by the coding sequence ATGTACTTCCGTGATATCATCGGGCAGGAGGCTGCCAAGCGGCTCCTGCTGGAGACCGCACAGCGAGGCATCGTGCCGCACGCACAGCTCTTCGTCGGGCGCGACGGCTCGGGGGCGCTTGGGCTGGCCTATGCCTATGCGCGCTACCTCAACTGTCAGGAGCCTAGCGCCACTGACGCCTGCGGGCACTGCCCCTCCTGTCGTCGCTACGACGGCTATGCCGAGCAGGAGCTGCTCTACCTCTTCCCCATCGTCAACGAGGCGGGGCGCAACTACTGCAGCGACTACCTCGAGCCTTGGCGCCAGTACCTCGCGCGGGGCCCCTACGGTCGCTATGAGGAGTGGCTGGAGCAGCTCGGGGCGACGGGCAAGCGTGCCTCGATCTTCGCCCGCGAGGGAGACGAACTGCAGCAGCACCTGAGCTACCGCGTCGGCGGGAAGGGCTATCGTGTGCTCATCGTGTGGTGTCCCGAGCGGATGCAGGAGGCGCTGGGCAATAAGCTCCTCAAGTTCGTCGAGGAGCCCGCAGCCCGCACCGTCATCCTCATGGTGACGATGCAGGAGGAGCTGGTGCTGGGCACGCTGCGCAGCCGCATGCAGCGCCTACAGCTGCAGCCGCTGAGTGAGGGCGAGCTGATCGGCGCCCTGATGGCGCTGCCGAGTGTCCCCGCAGGCTCGGACGCCCTGCTAGCGGCACACCTGGCGGACGGGAGCTGGCGCCGTGCGCGCGAGCTCTTCCTCGGAGAGGACACGAGCGATCGGGAGCTCTTCGGCTACCTACAGCGTATCCTCCGCGCTACGGTCAATGCCCAGCCGCTGGAGATGCGCGCTCTCGGCGATGAGCTCGCCCAGCTGAGCCGTGACGAGCAGACGCAGCTCATCGAGTACCTCGCGCGGATGTTCCGAGAGTTCTATCTCTACAACCTGCAGCAGCCCGAGCTGAACTACCTGACCAGCCGCGAGCAGGGCATAGCCCAGTATCTGCGCCGTGTCGTCACGGGGCAGAATGTGCGTGTCGTCCAGGAGGAGTTGGATCTGGCGCAGCGTCACCTGGCGCAGAATGTCAATGCGCGGATGGTCTTCTTCGACCTCCTACTGCGCTTGACCTCGGCTCTGGCGGCCAGCTACCGCCAGCATGGGATACGCTGA
- a CDS encoding glycoside hydrolase family 27 protein — translation MKHLLSLALLAACSTLPVAAQSASDSLGLSCATEVFSLPHRPFMHKIVASSPEVQLSVKGLPKGLRWNAQRRLIEGTAPAAGSYSYSLIVSSGKEQRTIPAQLTVSKSLGLARPFMGWISWNVVEGNISASIVRQVADAMTTQGLSAAGYRYLIIDDLWHAPQRAADGATQPDPKKFPEGMKPVVDYVHGRGLKFGIYSDAAERTCAGAYGSLGYEQQDARTYAQWGVDLLKYDYCFAPKDAATAEERYRTMGTALREAGGILLYMCEWGARKPWLWGARTGASAWRATYDTRDCWVGKPGGIGVTQSIEDMKGLWPYSGVNRFNDADMMCVGIHGTGKSSNDLCATGPGMTQDEYTTQFALWCMWSSPLLLSFDLTKPIRPEDKHLITNADLIALDQDELGQQAELVLEDQGIIYFMKDLANGDVAISATNLKDSEQTAHFDFTRFSALQPKVRYRVRDCVEQRSLPAVQGQLSQTIRPHATLVYRLSRLARR, via the coding sequence ATGAAGCATCTACTCTCACTAGCCTTGCTGGCAGCCTGCAGCACCCTGCCCGTGGCGGCTCAGAGCGCGTCCGATAGTCTCGGCCTCAGCTGCGCTACTGAGGTCTTCAGCCTCCCGCATCGCCCCTTCATGCACAAGATCGTAGCCTCCTCCCCCGAGGTGCAGCTGAGCGTCAAGGGGCTGCCCAAGGGCCTGCGATGGAATGCGCAGCGTCGCCTCATCGAGGGTACAGCACCCGCCGCAGGGAGCTACAGCTACAGCCTCATCGTGAGCTCGGGCAAGGAGCAGCGTACCATCCCCGCCCAGCTCACCGTGAGCAAGAGCCTCGGGCTGGCGCGTCCCTTCATGGGCTGGATCTCGTGGAATGTCGTCGAGGGCAATATCTCCGCCTCCATCGTGCGGCAGGTGGCTGATGCGATGACGACGCAGGGGCTGAGTGCCGCAGGCTACCGCTACCTCATCATCGACGACCTGTGGCACGCACCCCAGCGTGCTGCCGATGGCGCTACGCAGCCCGACCCGAAGAAGTTCCCCGAGGGGATGAAGCCCGTGGTAGACTACGTCCACGGGCGTGGGCTGAAGTTCGGGATCTACTCCGACGCTGCTGAGCGTACCTGCGCAGGTGCCTATGGCTCGCTCGGCTACGAGCAGCAGGATGCGCGCACCTATGCTCAGTGGGGCGTCGATCTCCTGAAGTACGACTATTGCTTCGCCCCTAAGGATGCCGCCACGGCCGAGGAGCGCTACCGCACGATGGGTACTGCGCTGCGCGAGGCAGGGGGTATCCTGCTCTATATGTGTGAGTGGGGCGCCCGCAAGCCTTGGCTCTGGGGGGCACGCACGGGGGCCTCTGCCTGGCGTGCGACCTACGACACGCGCGACTGCTGGGTCGGGAAGCCCGGCGGCATAGGCGTGACTCAGAGCATCGAGGACATGAAGGGGCTATGGCCCTACAGCGGGGTGAACCGCTTCAACGACGCTGATATGATGTGTGTCGGGATCCATGGGACGGGGAAGTCCAGCAATGATCTCTGCGCCACGGGCCCAGGGATGACTCAGGACGAGTACACGACCCAGTTCGCCCTCTGGTGCATGTGGTCCTCACCGCTGCTGCTGTCCTTCGACCTGACGAAGCCCATCCGTCCCGAGGACAAGCACCTCATCACCAATGCCGACCTCATAGCCCTCGACCAAGACGAGCTAGGGCAGCAGGCCGAGCTCGTCCTGGAGGATCAGGGCATCATCTACTTCATGAAGGACCTCGCGAATGGGGATGTGGCCATCTCCGCGACCAACCTCAAGGACTCGGAGCAGACGGCACACTTCGACTTCACACGCTTCTCCGCCCTCCAGCCCAAGGTGCGCTACCGCGTCCGCGACTGTGTGGAGCAGCGCTCGCTCCCTGCCGTACAGGGGCAGCTCTCCCAGACGATCCGCCCTCATGCGACCCTAGTCTATCGCCTTAGCCGCCTAGCACGCCGCTAG